The sequence TCCATTTAACTCTACAATCCAGCGATTAAATCTGGCTGTACTTGCATTAACAGACGTAAGACAGAGGAATGTAAGCGATCTATCCAGTTTTTCTATCACAGTTGATGGTAATTTGGCGATGACAGTATCTCTATTTGTAAATGCATTCATAGTTCCCTTAAAACTGAGCGAATAAATATTATTGTTACTATACAATCGATACATAGGTGCTACCGATGCAGTTACACCATTAATTAATTTTAAAGGTTGCCAACCTGTATCTGTACCTTTTAGTTCAGCTAATTCAGATGCATTGACATTTTTTTCCCATCCTACCCAAACTTTTGCAGCTGCGTTATAAGAATTACGATAAACCTGTTTCCCTGAATGTGGTGCAAATACAATTTCAATATACCCGCTACGGTATTTACGTTTAACGTATCCTGAAGTTATATTTATAGGAGCGTTTAAGGCACTTGTAACATAACCATCAAAATTTTTGATGTCCTCAACATCAAGTAAATTATAGCCTGAAATATTGATGGAAGTTCCATCTTCGTTTGTTGTTGCTTGTTTTTGCCAATGGCTCGTATCCACATCTCTCAACAGTTGCTTCCATCCGCTCCAACCACTACTTGACAACACATTTGTGTATATAGCACCGGACACAGAGTTCACTGCTGTTAAATCACGTAATGATGGCGAGCTTGTATTTACAATAAGATTAAAAGAATCGCCTTTAGGTGGCGCATTTATCGACATTTCCTCTTTTGTAATACTATAATTACCTGCATCCGTAATTCTATACCAATCAGTTTCTCCTTTAGAAACTTCTCTGCTAAAACCATTTCCATCTGTGTAAATATAGGTATCTTTTTTCAAAGCGACATTATTATCTGCAATTGTTTGTAATAACGTATCAGTTTTAGTTGTAACGGTCGTAATCGCATTGTTAGATACATCAGTGATGATTTTTTCTCCATTTTTTACTGTTTCAATCATTTGTGACACATAATCTGTTCCACCTTTAATTGCTTCTTCAATGGCAATCACTTTACTTTTGACAACTGTTTCTAAATCATCAAAAGTTTTAATATACTCAACCTTTGTTTCAGAGCTAAAACTATTAACTAAACTAGCTTTAATCATAAATGAGAACTCACGGGTTACTATAATATTATCTTGTTGATAAAGATAAACTTGTCCTCTTACACGCCCTGTATGTTTTAAAAAGTCTTTGGGAATTGTATAGCTGACAATACCTTCTGTTTCATTAAATACAGCTAAATAATCACTTACTTTGCTACCATCTTCCGCCACTAAAAAAATGTACGTATTAATTTTTTTTGAAGATAAGTCTATCCCTTTTTCAAAATAAGTTAATTTAAAACGCAACACTGAAGTATTTATATCTTGATCATAGAACTCAACATTTAAATCTGATAATGGTTTTAAGTCAGCGTTCACATCAAGATGATTAAATTTTATTTTTTTTACTACCATTATTTTTCCACTCCTTTATTAGATGATTCTTCCTGCTCCGAATCTCACCATTTCAATTTTTGAATCTAACTGTGTGGGTGTTACAACAAACACAGTAAAACTATCCTCATAGATAGTCCCAAACTTACGATATTGATACGTTTCTGTGCTATCTGGTTTAGAACATAGATTGGCAATCGAAGGGATTTTTGTTTGAGGAATTTCTTTTAGATAATCTCCATGTACATGCCCATTAATCCATGCCAAAACATTAGTCGCAACTCCTCCAAAATCAATATCAACTTGAATAGGAAAATCTTTATCTGTTCCTTTATATGAAAGTTTAGAGCCTGTTTCAAATGCTTTTAGTAAAGCTTGAACAGCTCCAGCATTGCGCACTTCTGGATGTATAATCGAGTTACTATTACGATAGTCAACCAGACCTGTATGACTGAAAATCATAGCTTTATAACCACTTGGAATCCGCTTCATTTTATCTGCCATCCAATTTAGCTGTGTATTGGCAAAACAACCTTTGCTAGAAACTAATGGGAATTTATAATCACCATTTAGCAACTCCTGACGTGTATTAAAACTATCGAAAAAGAATACGCGGATTTTATTACGTTCATCATCATAATAACCATATGAGCCACCTGGTTCTAAAGGATTATCAATCAATTTACTT comes from Brochothrix thermosphacta DSM 20171 = FSL F6-1036 and encodes:
- a CDS encoding phage baseplate upper protein, producing the protein MVVKKIKFNHLDVNADLKPLSDLNVEFYDQDINTSVLRFKLTYFEKGIDLSSKKINTYIFLVAEDGSKVSDYLAVFNETEGIVSYTIPKDFLKHTGRVRGQVYLYQQDNIIVTREFSFMIKASLVNSFSSETKVEYIKTFDDLETVVKSKVIAIEEAIKGGTDYVSQMIETVKNGEKIITDVSNNAITTVTTKTDTLLQTIADNNVALKKDTYIYTDGNGFSREVSKGETDWYRITDAGNYSITKEEMSINAPPKGDSFNLIVNTSSPSLRDLTAVNSVSGAIYTNVLSSSGWSGWKQLLRDVDTSHWQKQATTNEDGTSINISGYNLLDVEDIKNFDGYVTSALNAPINITSGYVKRKYRSGYIEIVFAPHSGKQVYRNSYNAAAKVWVGWEKNVNASELAELKGTDTGWQPLKLINGVTASVAPMYRLYSNNNIYSLSFKGTMNAFTNRDTVIAKLPSTVIEKLDRSLTFLCLTSVNASTARFNRWIVELNGDVKFTASNYNTDGSSGAWNPLDITLTI
- a CDS encoding metallophosphoesterase, which produces MNKQNKLVYQTTVNIEQELYRVRDAVNKLRKPNSVVVPFLTDTHAGVRNKNLSYLKKTGYDHMENLVNLTKILNCDYVVHGGDVIDGSSLTLADVHLSFEETVKRLMEIEVPVFMMRGNHDDNSLGDSYLANDLSHVISFDTLKNYLFDKRLHKSKLIDNPLEPGGSYGYYDDERNKIRVFFFDSFNTRQELLNGDYKFPLVSSKGCFANTQLNWMADKMKRIPSGYKAMIFSHTGLVDYRNSNSIIHPEVRNAGAVQALLKAFETGSKLSYKGTDKDFPIQVDIDFGGVATNVLAWINGHVHGDYLKEIPQTKIPSIANLCSKPDSTETYQYRKFGTIYEDSFTVFVVTPTQLDSKIEMVRFGAGRII